A window of the Microplitis mediator isolate UGA2020A chromosome 5, iyMicMedi2.1, whole genome shotgun sequence genome harbors these coding sequences:
- the LOC130667517 gene encoding uncharacterized protein LOC130667517 has protein sequence MGKAKGKNAKNSDKKKNNLKPMKIAALIISAIQELKETKGSTPNKITGYISYASNLPETRVKRQVNTALRRGVEYGILRRYRGQYFLPTGDELDRANRIAERFARLPTPVPSGLKLGCEENIRGTTADSFRNTKKIKSRKADAISKQRGAQSLPATPATSLSEVSWDRGDHAMRASDFE, from the exons ATGGGAAAAGCCAAAGGAAAAAATGCTAAaaattcagataaaaaaaaaaataatttaaaacctaTGAAAATAGCAGCATTGATTATATCAGCAATCCAGGAGCTTAAAGAAACGAAAGGATCAACTCCCAATAAAATAACGGGATATATAAGTTATGCTTCCAATCTTCCTGAAACTCGAGTCAAACGACAA gTAAACACAGCTCTGAGACGTGGCGTAGAATACGGTATACTACGACGGTATCGTGGTCAGTATTTCTTACCAACCGGCGATGAATTAGACCGAGCTAACAGAATAGCAGAAAGATTTGCAAGATTACCAACTCCAGTACCGTCAGGTCTTAAGCTGGGTTGCGAAGAAAATATACGAGGGACCACTGCCGATTCATTCAGAAAcactaagaaaataaaatcacgTAAGGCTGATGCAATCAGCAAGCAAAGAGGCGCACAATCACTTCCAGCGACCCCTGCCACAAGCTTATCAGAAGTCAGTTGGGATCGCGGTGACCACGCGATGCGAGCAAgtgattttgaataa